The Streptomonospora litoralis genome window below encodes:
- a CDS encoding acyl-CoA dehydrogenase family protein, translated as MFEATTEAAELRKGLADWAKDLSEGHIEADEAGEFPWHKWRMIQRSGLLGLPFAQPWGGLERSLPEVLHVLEGLGEYCRDSGLSFCATTTMASTGVPVERFGTAEQQKRYLPGICSGELIGAHAITESESGSDALRMATRAEPDGDGFVLHGSKLFVTNAPIADVFVVYARTHPDGGPLGTTAFLVDRDTPGLTCGAPARKMGLRTAPMSELSLDGVRVARDRVVGRVGGGFLVMDHVMKREILFTAAVHAGEMEHRLQRCLDYAKSRHAFGRPIGSYQSVTNRIAEMRIRLDTARKWIFDTGERLAAGHDVTVDLAATKLVTSEANVAGSLAAVAIFGGHGYMVEQGMEKEVRNAVGGTVYSGTSDIHYNRIAAALGLDP; from the coding sequence GTGTTCGAGGCGACCACCGAGGCCGCGGAGCTGCGCAAGGGCCTGGCCGACTGGGCGAAGGACCTCAGCGAGGGCCACATCGAGGCCGACGAGGCAGGGGAGTTCCCCTGGCACAAGTGGCGGATGATCCAGCGGAGCGGTCTGCTCGGGCTGCCGTTCGCGCAGCCGTGGGGCGGCCTGGAGCGCTCGCTGCCCGAAGTCCTCCACGTGCTGGAGGGGCTGGGCGAGTACTGCCGCGACTCCGGGCTGAGCTTCTGCGCCACGACGACGATGGCCAGCACCGGCGTCCCCGTGGAGCGGTTCGGCACGGCGGAGCAGCAAAAACGGTATCTGCCCGGAATCTGCTCGGGCGAGCTGATCGGGGCGCACGCCATCACCGAATCCGAGAGCGGCTCCGACGCGCTGCGGATGGCCACGCGGGCCGAACCCGACGGCGACGGCTTCGTGCTGCACGGCAGCAAGCTCTTCGTCACCAACGCACCGATCGCCGACGTGTTCGTCGTCTACGCGCGCACCCACCCCGACGGCGGTCCGCTGGGTACGACGGCGTTCCTGGTGGACCGCGACACACCGGGCCTGACGTGCGGTGCCCCGGCCAGGAAGATGGGGCTGCGCACCGCTCCGATGTCGGAGCTGTCGCTGGACGGCGTCCGCGTCGCCCGGGACCGGGTGGTGGGCCGGGTCGGCGGCGGATTCCTGGTGATGGACCACGTGATGAAGCGGGAGATCCTCTTCACCGCCGCCGTGCACGCGGGCGAGATGGAACACCGGCTCCAGCGGTGCCTGGACTACGCGAAGAGCCGGCACGCCTTCGGTCGGCCGATCGGTTCGTACCAGTCGGTCACCAACCGCATCGCCGAGATGCGGATCCGCCTCGATACGGCCCGCAAGTGGATCTTCGACACCGGGGAGCGCCTCGCGGCGGGCCACGACGTCACAGTCGATCTCGCCGCGACCAAGCTCGTGACCAGCGAGGCGAACGTGGCCGGCAGTCTGGCCGCCGTCGCCATCTTCGGCGGCCACGGCTACATGGTCGAGCAGGGGATGGAGAAGGAGGTCCGCAACGCCGTGGGCGGGACCGTCTATTCGGGAACGAGCGACATCCACTACAACCGCATCGCCGCGGCGCTGGGGCTGGATCCGTGA
- a CDS encoding beta/alpha barrel domain-containing protein: protein MSAREVAAAAAGGADCVGLWHGIPGGRAELAEHTARGLAAEARSHGVEPVLVTFGDDPAALAAAADRTGVRWVQLHAYQLPRVVGGLRERAPGAVPVKVLHVDGGGRCLELRLADAYARAGTEMFLLDTATADGRVGSTGQALDAVGVLRIADRLPRPFLLAGGVTAARRADYDRVVEHPMFAGVDVDTGARGGDGELSETAVTELSRAWRTGRGRRKERS, encoded by the coding sequence GTGTCGGCGCGGGAGGTCGCGGCCGCGGCCGCCGGCGGCGCCGACTGCGTGGGGCTCTGGCACGGGATTCCCGGCGGCCGCGCGGAACTCGCCGAGCACACGGCGAGGGGGTTGGCGGCCGAGGCCCGCTCGCACGGCGTGGAACCGGTCCTGGTCACCTTCGGCGACGACCCGGCGGCGCTGGCGGCCGCCGCCGACCGCACCGGGGTGCGGTGGGTGCAGCTGCACGCCTACCAGCTCCCGCGGGTGGTGGGCGGTCTGCGCGAGAGGGCACCCGGCGCCGTCCCGGTCAAGGTGCTGCACGTGGACGGCGGCGGGCGGTGCCTGGAGCTGCGGCTGGCCGACGCCTATGCCCGGGCCGGGACCGAGATGTTCCTCCTCGACACCGCGACCGCCGACGGACGGGTCGGCAGTACGGGCCAGGCGCTGGACGCGGTCGGCGTGCTGCGCATCGCCGACCGGCTGCCCAGGCCCTTCCTGCTGGCCGGAGGCGTCACCGCGGCCCGCCGGGCGGACTACGACCGCGTCGTCGAGCACCCCATGTTCGCCGGGGTGGACGTCGACACCGGCGCCCGGGGCGGGGACGGGGAACTGTCCGAAACCGCGGTAACCGAACTCTCCCGCGCCTGGCGGACGGGGCGCGGGCGACGAAAGGAGCGCAGCTGA
- a CDS encoding beta/alpha barrel domain-containing protein, giving the protein MAHDFIDALLGAERPVIAEIKRRDSHGRDLFAGRGPADIVSAYEQAGAPCLSVVTGSWFGGSEALLAETAELTRLPLLQKDFVTRRDQITRAADLGAAAVLITAELLPRPALQSLVASCLDTGLTPFVEVTEQPQAAAVPHAEQCVIAVNNKNIRTRERDAGDTGRSLTLLPALLEAGTRCPVSASAVPDPHVGARLLDAGFAGLLVGTALLRDGDPRGWLDTVARRRQVPPAQPPAGTEVADAPAPLGGRP; this is encoded by the coding sequence ATGGCGCACGACTTCATCGACGCCCTGCTCGGTGCCGAGCGGCCGGTGATCGCCGAGATCAAGCGCAGGGACTCCCACGGCCGGGACCTCTTCGCGGGGCGCGGACCGGCCGACATCGTCTCCGCCTACGAACAGGCCGGGGCACCGTGCCTCTCGGTGGTCACCGGATCCTGGTTCGGCGGCAGTGAGGCACTGCTGGCCGAGACCGCAGAGCTGACACGGCTGCCCCTGCTGCAGAAGGACTTCGTCACCAGGCGCGACCAGATCACCCGGGCGGCCGACCTCGGCGCCGCCGCGGTGCTGATCACGGCCGAACTGCTGCCCCGCCCGGCACTTCAGTCGCTGGTCGCCTCCTGCCTGGACACGGGGCTGACCCCGTTCGTCGAGGTGACCGAGCAGCCCCAAGCGGCCGCTGTTCCGCACGCCGAGCAGTGCGTGATCGCGGTCAACAACAAGAACATCCGCACCCGGGAGCGCGACGCGGGCGACACCGGCCGCAGCCTCACGCTGCTGCCCGCGCTGCTGGAGGCGGGCACGCGCTGCCCGGTCAGCGCCAGCGCGGTACCCGACCCGCACGTCGGCGCCCGGCTGCTGGACGCCGGGTTCGCCGGACTGCTGGTGGGCACGGCGCTGCTGCGCGACGGCGATCCGCGGGGCTGGCTCGACACCGTGGCGCGGCGGCGGCAGGTGCCGCCGGCCCAGCCGCCCGCAGGCACCGAAGTCGCGGATGCGCCGGCCCCGCTCGGCGGGCGACCGTGA
- a CDS encoding alpha/beta hydrolase produces MSAPPRAAPAGADIRRIRLDAGGITLSGLLARPTGPPRPGGANRPVVLAVHGRSMRADYFHARTHPDLSLLDVAVARGHTVVALDRPGYGASAERLPEGQTVDEQSATVHAALRSFSADHAARAGFVVLAHSHGGKLALRLAADDSAGRIRGLDISGCGVEYSAAARGLPSSLGAGASRLNWGPLRLYPPGTFQQARSLLAPTPPREDGEWLRWPHQYRDLAPRVRVPVRFTFADHEAWWRLGDSDLAELAGALTAAPRVGVHRHPDAGHNISLGWSARAYHLRALEFLEACR; encoded by the coding sequence GTGAGCGCGCCGCCGCGCGCGGCGCCCGCCGGCGCCGACATCCGGCGCATTCGCCTGGACGCCGGTGGAATCACCCTTTCGGGGCTGCTGGCGCGTCCCACGGGCCCGCCGCGGCCGGGTGGCGCGAACCGTCCGGTCGTACTGGCCGTCCACGGCCGGTCCATGCGGGCCGACTACTTCCACGCCCGCACCCACCCCGACCTCTCCCTGCTGGATGTAGCCGTCGCCCGCGGACACACCGTTGTGGCCCTGGACCGGCCGGGCTACGGTGCATCGGCCGAGCGGCTGCCCGAGGGCCAGACGGTCGACGAGCAGTCGGCGACCGTGCACGCGGCCCTGCGCTCGTTCTCCGCCGACCATGCGGCCCGGGCCGGCTTCGTCGTGCTCGCCCACTCCCACGGCGGCAAGCTGGCCCTGCGGCTCGCCGCCGACGACTCCGCGGGCCGCATCCGCGGGCTGGACATATCGGGGTGCGGAGTCGAGTACTCCGCGGCGGCGCGCGGTCTGCCGTCCTCCCTGGGCGCCGGCGCGTCGCGGCTGAACTGGGGGCCGCTGCGGCTCTACCCGCCGGGCACCTTCCAGCAGGCGCGCAGCCTGCTGGCGCCCACTCCGCCCAGGGAGGACGGCGAGTGGCTGCGCTGGCCGCACCAGTACCGCGACCTCGCCCCGCGGGTGCGGGTCCCGGTGCGCTTCACCTTCGCCGACCACGAGGCGTGGTGGCGGCTGGGGGACTCCGATCTGGCCGAGCTGGCCGGGGCGCTCACCGCGGCGCCGCGGGTGGGCGTCCACCGCCACCCCGACGCCGGGCACAACATCAGCCTGGGCTGGAGTGCGCGCGCCTACCATCTGCGCGCCCTCGAATTCCTCGAAGCGTGCCGCTGA
- a CDS encoding LytR/AlgR family response regulator transcription factor, whose product MRARCLIVDDEAPARADLRYLMSRFDHVQVVGEASNAEEALLLLDSLDYDLVLMDIRMPGGTGLDVARKLREAAHPPRIIFTTAFPDYAVEAFDLDAADYLVKPFDAERLERALDRALAARPEEGEPQPEPPRRSDGADSPHRIPVHKGDRTVLLNESSIIYAGAARGYSYLQLADERVLVNFSLNELERRLRGAHFFRAHRSYLVNLDYVRELAPDFRGTLMLLMDDPRKSRVEVSRRQARELRRVLGL is encoded by the coding sequence ATGCGCGCGCGATGCCTCATCGTCGACGACGAGGCTCCGGCGCGGGCGGATCTCCGTTACCTGATGTCCCGGTTCGACCACGTTCAGGTGGTCGGCGAGGCGTCCAACGCCGAGGAAGCGCTGCTGCTGCTGGACTCCCTGGACTACGACCTCGTGCTGATGGACATCCGGATGCCCGGCGGCACCGGGCTGGACGTCGCCCGCAAGCTGCGCGAGGCGGCGCACCCGCCGAGGATCATCTTCACCACGGCGTTTCCCGACTACGCGGTCGAGGCGTTCGATCTGGACGCCGCCGACTACCTGGTCAAACCCTTCGACGCCGAGCGGCTGGAGCGGGCGCTGGACCGCGCCCTGGCCGCCCGCCCCGAGGAGGGCGAACCGCAGCCGGAGCCGCCGCGGCGGTCCGACGGCGCGGATTCGCCGCACCGCATCCCGGTGCACAAGGGCGACCGGACCGTGCTGCTCAACGAGTCCTCGATCATCTACGCCGGAGCGGCGCGCGGATACTCCTACCTGCAGCTCGCCGACGAGCGGGTGCTGGTCAACTTCTCCCTGAACGAGCTGGAGCGCCGCCTGCGCGGTGCGCACTTCTTCCGCGCGCACCGCTCCTACCTGGTGAACCTCGACTACGTGCGTGAACTGGCCCCCGACTTCCGGGGCACGCTGATGCTGCTGATGGACGACCCCCGCAAGAGCCGGGTCGAGGTCTCCCGCCGCCAGGCCCGGGAGCTGCGCCGGGTACTGGGACTTTAG
- a CDS encoding GAF domain-containing sensor histidine kinase, translated as MSNGSLPLAGVILLAWGAVYLVTQLITAPPLGTGTTLLIGTGLTTALIFGYPSALRGPRSKRPAQPITTRLQQGRHGTTIAAVGRSMPLRSGLTGEGARRTAQLLQPLLSGAAVAITDRERVLAFVGPGRDHHRFGDTAPAPTERALSRGKTVLVRRRGELGCPHGQCPLRTAVVAPLTDGNRTVGTLQVYRGDGALSPQGVVEGLAGILSLHLELAELNRRQRLAVDAKLDALRAQINPHFLFNTLNTIASKVHTDTEETRQLLVRLSDFFRYVVRQEGHFAEFGQEYFFVRTYVSLEQARYGERVQVRYDIDPQVLTAHVPVLIIQPLVENAIKHGLASKVEGGTVTLKARVDPLTRTTSIRVADDGVGIPADLLKRISDGERGEGDGQGLSNIAGRLASLYGERYRLDIQSTEGGGTVIDLRIPFG; from the coding sequence ATGAGCAACGGCAGCCTCCCCCTCGCCGGCGTCATCCTCCTCGCCTGGGGAGCGGTCTACCTGGTCACCCAGCTGATCACGGCGCCCCCGCTGGGTACCGGAACAACCCTGCTGATCGGCACCGGCCTGACCACGGCGCTGATCTTCGGCTACCCCTCGGCGCTGCGCGGCCCCCGCAGCAAGCGCCCCGCACAGCCGATCACCACCCGCCTGCAGCAGGGCCGGCACGGCACCACCATCGCGGCGGTCGGCCGGTCCATGCCGCTGCGCTCCGGGCTGACCGGGGAGGGCGCGCGGCGCACCGCCCAGCTCCTCCAGCCGCTGCTCAGCGGCGCCGCCGTCGCGATCACCGATCGCGAGCGCGTCCTCGCCTTCGTGGGGCCGGGGCGCGACCACCACCGCTTCGGCGACACCGCCCCCGCACCGACGGAACGCGCACTGAGCCGGGGCAAGACCGTCCTCGTGCGCCGCCGCGGCGAACTCGGGTGCCCGCACGGGCAGTGCCCGCTGCGCACCGCGGTCGTGGCGCCGCTGACCGACGGCAACCGCACCGTCGGCACCCTGCAGGTGTACCGCGGCGACGGTGCGCTGTCGCCGCAGGGGGTGGTGGAGGGCTTGGCGGGTATCCTCTCGCTGCACCTGGAGCTGGCCGAGCTCAACCGCCGCCAGCGGCTCGCGGTCGACGCCAAGCTCGACGCGCTGCGCGCCCAGATCAACCCGCACTTCCTGTTCAACACCCTCAACACCATCGCATCCAAGGTGCACACCGACACCGAGGAGACACGGCAGCTGCTGGTGCGCCTGTCCGACTTCTTCCGCTACGTGGTGCGCCAGGAGGGGCACTTCGCCGAGTTCGGCCAGGAGTACTTCTTCGTGCGCACCTACGTGTCGCTGGAACAGGCCCGCTACGGCGAACGCGTGCAGGTGCGCTACGACATCGATCCCCAGGTGCTCACCGCCCACGTCCCGGTCCTCATCATCCAGCCGCTGGTGGAGAACGCGATCAAGCACGGGTTGGCGAGCAAGGTCGAGGGCGGCACGGTGACGTTGAAGGCGCGGGTGGATCCGCTGACCCGCACCACCTCCATCCGGGTCGCCGACGACGGAGTCGGAATCCCCGCCGACCTGCTGAAGCGCATCTCCGACGGTGAGCGCGGCGAAGGCGACGGCCAAGGGCTGAGCAATATCGCTGGACGCTTGGCATCGCTCTACGGGGAGCGCTATCGTCTGGACATCCAGTCCACCGAGGGCGGCGGGACCGTCATCGATCTGCGAATCCCCTTTGGATGA
- a CDS encoding solute symporter family protein, producing MASILLLVVLLAAVVSVAVLIRPQRASTFEFYLAGRRVGVVTNACAICGDYFSAASFLGVAAAVYASGLDGMWYATGFAAGFVPVLLFIAAPLRRFGEFSIPDFLGRRLESHSVRLTSVAIVQLIILAYLVPQAVASGIIWELFVGHGVGDLSPYATGVVISTAAIMLMVALGGMRGTTWTQAVQFLLLLAIFVWLAIVVVGSGFSYPDALRELSSRPLANPSDSGGGWRLEPVVNRLHPEEAAFFGEPGGQYDQLGQFALILSLALGTAGLPHIMNRYFTSPTGTAARMTTVWVVGLAGLFYILAVLLGTAARSIIADVAAELPWVGALTTGGVLRVPEYALLVLGQIFGGRAGLGLIAVGALVAVLSTIAGLLLASAASWGHDIYERYINPNATQGQALWAGRAAVAVVAVLSAGLALGVRPEALTGQFPSIVATMVTWAFALAGSALTPVFILAIWWRRTTGPGAVAGMITGTAVAVVMCAAGLLHNDADYAQVLMTPTFVSAPCAAAATVAVSLLSRPPADVDRIWLRMHGTAADRRAVRLARLTVAGFGGRNGERR from the coding sequence ATGGCGAGCATCCTGCTCCTGGTCGTGCTGCTGGCGGCCGTGGTGTCGGTCGCCGTCCTGATCCGCCCGCAGCGCGCCTCCACCTTCGAGTTCTACCTCGCCGGGCGCCGCGTCGGGGTCGTCACCAACGCCTGCGCCATCTGCGGCGACTACTTCTCGGCCGCGTCGTTTCTGGGCGTGGCGGCGGCCGTCTACGCCTCCGGTCTGGACGGCATGTGGTACGCGACCGGCTTCGCCGCGGGGTTCGTGCCGGTGCTGCTGTTCATCGCCGCGCCGCTGCGCCGCTTCGGCGAGTTCTCCATCCCCGACTTCCTGGGCCGGCGGCTGGAGTCGCACAGCGTGCGGCTGACGTCGGTCGCGATCGTGCAGCTGATCATCCTGGCCTACCTCGTCCCCCAGGCGGTGGCCAGCGGCATCATCTGGGAGTTGTTCGTCGGCCACGGCGTGGGCGACCTGTCGCCGTATGCCACCGGGGTGGTGATCTCCACCGCCGCGATCATGCTGATGGTGGCCTTGGGCGGGATGCGCGGCACCACCTGGACCCAGGCCGTGCAGTTCCTGCTGCTGCTGGCCATCTTCGTGTGGCTGGCCATCGTGGTGGTGGGCTCGGGATTCAGCTATCCCGACGCGCTGCGGGAACTCTCCTCGCGCCCGCTGGCCAACCCCTCCGACAGCGGCGGGGGGTGGCGCCTTGAGCCGGTCGTCAACCGGCTGCACCCCGAGGAGGCCGCCTTCTTCGGCGAGCCGGGCGGACAGTACGACCAACTGGGGCAGTTCGCGCTGATCCTGTCGCTGGCCCTGGGCACCGCCGGGCTGCCGCACATCATGAACCGCTACTTCACCAGCCCCACCGGCACCGCCGCGCGCATGACGACCGTGTGGGTCGTGGGCCTGGCCGGCCTGTTCTACATCCTGGCGGTGCTGCTGGGCACCGCGGCGCGCTCCATCATCGCCGACGTCGCCGCCGAGCTGCCCTGGGTCGGTGCACTGACCACCGGCGGCGTGCTGCGTGTGCCCGAGTACGCGCTGCTGGTGCTCGGGCAGATCTTCGGCGGCCGCGCCGGCCTGGGCCTCATCGCGGTGGGCGCCCTGGTCGCGGTGCTCTCGACCATCGCCGGGCTGCTGCTGGCCTCGGCGGCCTCATGGGGCCACGACATCTACGAGCGCTACATCAATCCCAACGCCACCCAGGGCCAGGCGCTGTGGGCCGGACGCGCGGCGGTCGCGGTCGTGGCCGTGCTCTCGGCGGGGCTGGCGCTGGGCGTGCGCCCCGAGGCGCTCACCGGGCAGTTCCCCTCCATCGTGGCGACCATGGTCACCTGGGCGTTCGCTCTCGCGGGCTCCGCGCTCACCCCCGTGTTCATCCTGGCCATCTGGTGGCGGCGCACGACCGGGCCGGGCGCCGTGGCGGGCATGATCACCGGGACGGCGGTCGCGGTGGTGATGTGCGCGGCGGGGCTGCTGCACAACGATGCCGACTACGCACAGGTGCTGATGACGCCCACGTTCGTCTCCGCGCCCTGCGCCGCGGCGGCGACGGTGGCGGTGTCGCTGCTGAGCCGGCCGCCCGCTGATGTGGACCGCATCTGGCTGCGCATGCACGGCACCGCGGCCGACCGCCGGGCGGTGCGGCTCGCCCGGCTGACGGTCGCCGGCTTCGGCGGGCGGAACGGAGAACGCCGATGA
- a CDS encoding DUF4212 domain-containing protein codes for MADTEDKSPGPPGGNGWRREYWKRNLGLMVVLLAIWFIVSFGCGILFVEQLNQIVIAGFPLGFWFAQQGSIYVFLLLILAYCLFMDRLDKRFGVYEYDEASGGKSDEGGAS; via the coding sequence GTGGCTGATACGGAAGACAAGAGCCCGGGACCCCCGGGCGGTAACGGCTGGAGGCGTGAGTACTGGAAGCGGAACCTCGGCCTCATGGTGGTCCTGCTGGCGATCTGGTTCATTGTTTCGTTCGGCTGCGGCATCCTCTTCGTGGAGCAGCTCAACCAGATCGTCATCGCCGGGTTCCCGCTGGGGTTCTGGTTCGCGCAGCAGGGGTCGATCTACGTGTTCCTGCTGCTCATTCTGGCCTACTGCCTGTTCATGGACCGCCTCGACAAGCGGTTCGGGGTCTATGAGTACGACGAAGCCTCCGGCGGCAAGAGCGATGAAGGGGGTGCGTCGTGA
- a CDS encoding sodium:solute symporter family protein, giving the protein MSDIQIWTTIFIVLSFGAYMTIAWRSRVRETEGFYVAGHGVPTIANGAAIGADWMSAASFISMAGLIAFLGYDGSIYLMGWTGGYVLLALLLAPYLRKWGKYTVPEFVGDRYSELVRTVSAVAAIIVSFTYVVGQMNGGGIVFSRFLNVDITWGVIIAAVVIFVYAVLGGMKSITYTQVAQYTVLIIAYLIPAVAVAQTMTGIPIPQVSFGQILSGLNDLSVELGLQVFTDPFNSRPMIDIFLVTMALMIGTAGLPHVIIRFYTTKTVRGSRWSAFWALFFIALLYTTAPAVGAFTKFNLLQGVNGVSTDNLPQWVQNWAATGLVQVNENANVVNSVSNDPAAGADLTVNNDILVLASPEIAGLPAPIVGLVAAGGLAAAMSTAAGLLLVISSSVSHDLYFRYFRKSAGDYERLFAGRIAMAVAIVVAVVAGINPPAFVAQVVAFAFGMAASSFFPAIVLGIFWKRCNATGAAAGMIVGLGFTIAYMLYTLEVFGLAAHDPVFGISPEGIGAVGALVNAVVTIVVSLLTAPPSRHITDMVESIRYPSVPRHTSAADSGGE; this is encoded by the coding sequence GTGAGCGATATCCAGATCTGGACGACGATCTTCATCGTCCTGTCCTTCGGCGCCTATATGACGATCGCCTGGCGCAGCCGCGTTCGTGAGACCGAAGGCTTCTACGTCGCCGGCCACGGCGTGCCCACGATCGCCAACGGGGCGGCGATCGGGGCCGACTGGATGTCGGCGGCGTCGTTCATCTCCATGGCGGGCCTGATCGCCTTCCTCGGTTATGACGGCAGCATCTACCTGATGGGCTGGACCGGCGGCTATGTGCTGCTGGCCCTGCTGCTGGCCCCCTACCTGCGCAAGTGGGGCAAGTACACGGTCCCCGAGTTCGTCGGCGACCGGTACTCCGAGCTGGTGCGCACCGTGTCGGCGGTCGCGGCGATCATCGTCTCCTTCACCTACGTCGTGGGGCAGATGAACGGCGGCGGCATCGTGTTCAGCCGCTTCCTCAACGTCGACATCACCTGGGGCGTGATCATCGCCGCGGTGGTCATCTTCGTCTACGCCGTGCTCGGCGGCATGAAGAGCATCACCTACACCCAGGTGGCCCAGTACACGGTGCTGATCATCGCCTACCTGATCCCGGCCGTGGCCGTGGCGCAGACGATGACCGGCATCCCGATCCCGCAGGTGTCCTTCGGCCAGATCCTCAGCGGCCTGAACGACCTGTCCGTGGAGCTGGGTCTGCAGGTCTTCACCGACCCGTTCAACAGCCGGCCGATGATCGACATCTTCCTGGTCACCATGGCGCTGATGATCGGTACGGCGGGTCTGCCGCACGTCATCATCCGCTTCTACACCACGAAGACGGTCCGCGGCTCGCGCTGGTCGGCGTTCTGGGCGCTGTTCTTCATCGCCCTGCTCTACACCACCGCCCCCGCGGTGGGCGCCTTCACCAAGTTCAACCTCCTGCAGGGGGTCAACGGCGTCTCGACCGACAACCTGCCGCAGTGGGTCCAGAACTGGGCGGCCACCGGTCTGGTGCAGGTGAACGAGAACGCCAATGTGGTCAACTCGGTGAGCAACGACCCCGCGGCGGGTGCGGACCTGACGGTCAACAACGACATCCTGGTGCTGGCCTCGCCGGAGATCGCCGGCCTCCCGGCGCCCATCGTCGGGCTGGTAGCGGCGGGCGGCTTGGCGGCGGCCATGTCCACGGCGGCCGGCCTGCTGCTGGTCATCTCCTCCTCGGTCTCCCACGACCTGTACTTCCGCTACTTCCGCAAGTCGGCGGGCGACTACGAGCGCCTGTTCGCCGGGCGGATCGCGATGGCCGTGGCGATCGTGGTCGCGGTGGTGGCGGGCATCAACCCGCCGGCGTTCGTCGCGCAGGTGGTGGCGTTCGCCTTCGGTATGGCGGCGTCCAGTTTCTTCCCGGCCATCGTGCTGGGCATCTTCTGGAAACGCTGCAACGCCACAGGGGCCGCGGCCGGCATGATCGTCGGCCTGGGCTTCACCATCGCCTACATGCTCTACACGCTGGAGGTGTTCGGGCTGGCGGCCCACGACCCGGTGTTCGGGATCAGCCCCGAGGGCATCGGCGCCGTCGGCGCGCTGGTCAACGCCGTGGTGACGATCGTGGTCTCGCTGCTGACGGCGCCGCCGTCGCGGCACATCACCGACATGGTGGAGAGCATCCGCTACCCGTCGGTCCCGCGCCACACCTCGGCGGCGGACTCCGGCGGCGAGTAG
- a CDS encoding CapA family protein — MAAATVTLFLCGDVMLGRGVDRILPHPGDPELREPQIRDAGDYVRLAERANGPIPAPVDPAWPWGAALGELARVGPDARVLNLETSVTRSGDFASGKAVHYRMDPANLDCLCAAEPSACTLANNHVLDFGRAGLAETLDSLSAAGLRAVGAGRGADEAHRPAAVPLAGGGRVLVFSRGTHSSGIPYDWAATPERSGAALAERAESRPVETAGRVTEAIRGTKRPGDIAVVSVHWGSNWGFETAPEETAFAHALIDGGADVVHGHSSHHPRAVGMYRGRLVLYGCGDLVSDYEGIPGYEEYRGDLRLLYFAEVETGSGRLVGLRMVPLRARRMRLEHAGDGDARWLQGALDDAGRGLGCRIRREPDGSLAAVPAAAV, encoded by the coding sequence ATGGCTGCCGCCACGGTGACCTTGTTCCTCTGCGGCGACGTCATGCTCGGCCGCGGCGTCGACCGGATCCTGCCGCACCCCGGCGACCCCGAGTTGCGGGAGCCGCAGATACGCGACGCCGGCGACTACGTCCGGCTGGCCGAGCGGGCCAACGGCCCCATCCCCGCCCCTGTGGATCCCGCCTGGCCCTGGGGTGCCGCGCTGGGTGAGCTGGCGCGCGTCGGACCGGATGCGCGGGTGCTCAACCTGGAGACGAGCGTGACCCGCAGCGGCGATTTCGCCTCCGGCAAGGCCGTCCACTACCGGATGGATCCGGCCAATCTCGACTGCCTGTGCGCCGCCGAGCCGAGCGCCTGCACTCTGGCCAACAACCACGTGCTGGACTTCGGCCGCGCCGGCCTGGCCGAGACGCTCGACAGCCTGTCGGCGGCGGGATTGAGGGCGGTCGGTGCGGGACGCGGCGCCGACGAGGCCCACCGTCCCGCTGCCGTCCCCCTCGCCGGCGGCGGGCGCGTCCTCGTCTTCTCCCGCGGAACTCACTCCAGCGGCATCCCGTACGACTGGGCCGCCACACCCGAGCGCTCCGGCGCCGCCCTGGCCGAGCGGGCCGAGAGCCGCCCGGTCGAGACGGCGGGCCGTGTCACCGAGGCGATCCGCGGCACCAAGCGGCCGGGCGACATCGCGGTCGTCTCGGTGCACTGGGGGAGCAACTGGGGCTTCGAGACCGCTCCCGAGGAGACCGCGTTCGCGCATGCGCTGATCGATGGCGGCGCCGACGTCGTGCACGGGCACTCCTCGCACCACCCGCGAGCCGTAGGCATGTATCGCGGCAGGCTCGTCCTCTACGGCTGCGGCGACCTCGTCAGCGACTACGAGGGGATTCCCGGCTACGAGGAGTACCGCGGCGATCTGCGGCTGCTGTACTTCGCCGAGGTGGAGACCGGCTCGGGTCGGCTCGTCGGACTGCGGATGGTTCCGCTGCGCGCCCGGCGGATGCGCCTGGAACACGCCGGGGACGGCGACGCGCGGTGGCTGCAGGGCGCCCTCGACGATGCCGGCCGCGGTCTGGGCTGCCGTATCCGCCGAGAGCCCGACGGCTCCCTCGCGGCGGTCCCGGCTGCGGCTGTGTGA